In Thiothrix unzii, the sequence ATACCGTTTTGATGATTTCAATTACCTCAGGTAAATCATTGCCGTCAAAGGCTTCACTCAGATGCACCACCATTGGTGTTGTCCTGGCAGGTTCAACATGCGCCCATTCCGCCATCAAAAACATCATCATTGACGCACGTACTTCACGGTTAGGGTAATCCAACCAATACATGCCACGTTTATCTTGGTCTTTTAGGGTCAAATAGCCTGTCTGGAACATTACGGGGACAAGCTCTAATTCTTCAAGATCGTAATTGCCCAAAGCCAATTCATCTACCCGCAACTTATCCAGACGATACACTTTCTTGCGGCGCATCAACTTCGGCAAAAACGTCGGTGTGCCCGATTCAAACCAGAAATTGCGGAATGCCTGCGCCTGAAAGAAGCTCAAGATCGAATACGGATTGTAAACGCGGGTACGTAAGTCCCAACTGTAACCGTTATACCATTCACGGATTTTTTCCTGCAATGCCGCACGGGTTAAGCCAAGATAGCTTTCCGTTTCCGGCATATAGGGTGTGAAATAGTGCTCCAATTCCGCTTGTGTATACCCCAATAGCGTGCTGGCACTGCGGTCAAATGTCAGGTCAAACAGGTTATTCAAATCCGAGAAAATCGACACGCGGCTAAACTTCGACACGCCGGTAATCAGCAAAAACTCCAAATACGGATCACTGTCTTTCAGCACCGAATAGAAAGTTTTCATGGTCTGTTGATTGGCTTTGGCTTGCGGAATGTCATCAAGGTAGTCAATCAACGGCTTGTCATATTCGTCGATCAGCAACACCACATTGCCTTGCTGTTTGGCAAGTTTTTCAAGTAGTTCAGCAAACACGTTTTTCAGCGTTGTGCTTACCAAAGTAAGGCCATGTTGCGTTGCAATCGCTTCCAGCGTTTGTTGCAAAGCTGTTTCCAGACCCAAACCCTGATAATCAAGCTTGTTGATAGACAGGTGAATCACGGGGTGGGTCTTGCTCCAATCCCATTGATCCGCGATCCACAGCCCATCAAACAGGGCACGATTGCCTTGGTAGATTTCTTTGATGGTGGAAAGCAACAACGATTTACCAAAACGGCGCGGTCGCGACAGGAAGAAATATTTGCCTTTGCACAGTAACCGTTGGATAGCTTCCGTTTTATCTACGTACAGACAGTCGCGTTCTCTCAACTCTGAAAACGTCTGGATACCAACAGGGAGGCGTTGCAGCATGGTAACAGTCTACGTAAGTAATCACATTGTGAAGGATAGCAGATTCTACACCCATGCCTAAGCCCACCGTCCGATAAACAGCTTGCCGCCTGCTTTTTGCTCCATCAGCGTAGTGCGTGCACTGTAGCGGGTTTTGACAATGTAATCGGGTTCGGATGACCAAGTGACGGTTGAACTGCTGATGCGCCCGTTGCTGTCTAATTCTACGGTCACTTCTTCCGCGTAAGTATTAATCAGCCCAAGGTTGGTGGGTTCAGTGTCGGATGAATTGTCACGTATATCGTCAAATGAACCCACCGCCATCACCAGTTTGCGGGTGCGATTGCCGCTATCCCGCTCAACTTTAATGACATTGACAGTATGGTCGAAACTGCCGTTGCCGCTGTGGTCAATGAAAATCAGATGACCGGGTTGTAACTGATTGACCGGCACTTCTGGTTTGCTGGTGTCACCGCCATTATGGGACGCGCTACTCCAGTCCCACACCCGCGTACAAGCTCGTGCCACGTGATGCGCACTGACTTCAGGGTAATGTACCGCTACGCCGTACAGCATGGAATGTTGCGGATCGAGTTTTTCCACGACTTTTACCGCCTCATAACCCGCCCGATTCGCGGGTGTGCCGCTGTCAGAACGATTGAAAAATCCGCGTGTTTTGTCGCGTGTTGCCACAATCCACGGTTTTTCCACCGCGCCGCGCCGCACCGGATGCGTCAGACTAATAAAACGGTCTTGCAAGATTTGCTTACGGAATTGATCCATCAGAAATAACGCCATGCCCTTGCAATCGGCTTCCACGCGGTTTTGCTTAAGCACTTCCCAGTACGAACCCACCCATTTGCCGTAAGCCACCTGAATTTCGGGGCTTGACCAGTTGTAGATTTCGCGTGTGCCGACGATGCGGATTTCCGGCATTTGTAAACTGCGAAAATCTGACAAATACGCCAAGGGATCAGCGGCTTTCATCGCGGGTGTACGCAAATCCAGTCGCGCCACCACGCTATCCAGTTTGGTGAGCAGCGCGGCATCCACCTTACCTGTGACCGGCAAACCGACCGCACGTTGATAGACCTTGAGCGCGGTTTCAGTATTACCGCCAAATTTTCCATCACATAAATCGTGTAAATGCCCTAACCGTCCGAGCGCGTATTGCACCGCTACCACAGCCCTGCCGCTTGCCCCACGCACGATTTCACCCTGCAAACCATTCGGAAATGCCTTGCGTAATGCCGAGTCCTGAAACGCCATCGCCTTACTCCTTTGTTAACATTGCCATGAGTGTATAAACAAGCTGAGGGATTTGCAGGAATAACACTTTCCTTAACTCCATTTGGGCAGCTATCCCAACAGAATCCGCTGGTGTTATGCTCCGCACGATAAGCTTTTTTAGAAGGAGGAGTCATGTCAGTAAAACACCCTATTGTCGCGATTACCGGTGCGATGGAATCAGGCTCTGTGTCGGTTATTCAGGCGTTGGAGCGGATTTTCTACCGTGAGCGGGTCAAGGCTGTGTATATCGACGGCAGCGCATTTCGTCGTTATGACCGCACAGCGATGCGCGATGAAGTGAATAAGGCCAAAGCGGAAGGCCGTGTGTTAGGGCATTTTGGCCCGGATGGTAATCATCTGGATAAACTCGAAAGCTTGTTTGTTGAATACGCAACGTCTGGTCAAGGTTCACATCGTCATTATCTGCACACTTCGGCGCAAGCGGCTAAATACGGACAGGCTGTAGGCACATTTACCCCTTGGGAAAGCATGGATTCCGACAGCGATTTATTGTTGTATCGTGGTTTACACGGTGCGGCGGTAGCCGATGGCATTAATATTGCGCAACATCCTGACTTGTCGATTGGGATTGCGCCGAATGCTAATCTGGAGTGGATGGCGAAAATTCAGCACGAAATCCACGATCGTGGCGTGGCTTTAGATGACGTGAAAAATGGCTTGCTGAATCGTCTGCACGATTATGTGCATCACATTACCCCGCAATTCATGCGTACCCATATCAATTTTCAGCTTATTCCGTTGGTGGATACTTCCGATCCGTTTGCCGCAGAACCTGTGCCGACAGCCGATGAATGTTATTTAATTATTCATTTCTGCGATAAATATTGGCCGGATTTCCAGCCTTTGCTGGCAGACATTCCGGGCGCGTTCATGACGCGCCGCAATACAATGGTAGTGCCGAGCAGCAAGATGTTAATGGCGATTGAACTGGTGTTGATGCCGATCATTCACGACCTGATTATTGCAAGTCGTGAAGTGCGCGGTATTACCGATGTTGCCGAAGACCGTGGTGCGGGGCTGTGCGCTTAGTACGGATGGTAAGTGGTAATCGGATCAAGTACCGTAGGGATGCCATCCATCCGTGCATCGGTTTTAGGGAAGTCGAGGGTGTAATGCAGTCCGCGACTTTCCTTACGCAACAACGCTGAACGGATAATCAACCGTGCCACCACTGCCAAGTTACGCAACTCGATCAAATCGCTGCTAATACGGAAATTGGCGTAATATTCATCAATTTCCCGTAGCAGCAATTCAATCCGATTACGGGCGCGTTCAAGGCGTTTGGTGGTGCGTACAATCCCGACGTAATCCCACATAAAGCGGCGAATTTCATCCCAGTTATGGGTAATCACCACGCGCTCATCCGAGTCTGTAACCCGACTTTCATCCCACACTGGCATGGGTAAATCCAGCGGGGCTTCGTTGAGGCGTGCGCTAATGTCGTGTCCTGCGGCCTGCCCGTAAACAATGCACTCCAGCAACGAGTTACTCGCCATGCGGTTCGCGCCATGCAAGCCCGTGTAAGACGCTTCACCAATGCAATAGAGTGCGTCAACATCAGTGCGCCCGTTTAAATCGGTCATAACCCCGCCGCAGGTATAATGCGCTGCGGGTACGACTGGCACGGGTTGCTTGCTCATGTCATAGCCAAATTTTTCACAAGTGGCGTACACATTGGGGAAGTGACTAATAATGAAATCTTTTGGTTTGTGGCTAATATCGAGATAAACGCAATCCAGCCCCAGCCGTTTCATTTCGTGGTCGATGGCGCGTGCCACAATGTCACGTGGGGCTAATTCTGCACGCGGGTCAAAACGCGGCATGAAACGGGTTCCGTCCGGCAATAACAAACGCCCGCCTTCGCCGCGCACCGCTTCGGTGATAAGGCTGGATTTTGCGTGCGGGTGATACAAACAGGTGGGGTGGAATTGCATGAATTCCATATTGGCGACCCGACACCCCGCCCGCCAAGCCATCGCAATGCCATCGCCGCTTGCCCCGTCGGGGTTGCTGGTATACAGATAAACCTTGCTGGCTCCGCCGGTAGCAATGGTGGTAAACCGTGCTTGCAGGGTGCTAATTTTTTTGGTTTTTCGATTAAAAATGTACGCGCCCACGCAACGGTTATCCCGATGACCGAGTTTGCGGCTGGTAATTAAATCAATCGCAATATGGTGTTCTAGCACGGTGATATTCGGGCGATGGCTGATTTGTGCCACAAGGGTGTTTTCAATCGCCGCACCACTGGCATCGGCAGCGTGGGCAATGCGACGGTGGCTATGACCGCCTTCACGGGTTAAGTGCAGGCGTGACTGGTCGTGTTCATCGCGGGTAAACGGTACACCGGCATCCAGCAACCATTCGATAGATTTTGCCCCATGTTCCGCCGTCATCCGCACCACATCCGCGTCACACAAACCCGCACCGGCGTTGAGGGTGTCTTCAACGTGTGAATCCACGCTGTCGGTTGCATCTAATACCGCTGACATCCCGCCTTGTGCGTACACGGTACTGCCTTCGGTAATCACATCTTTGCTCAAAATCGCAATCGTACAGGTTTCCGGTAAGCTGAGTGCGAGGGTAAGTCCGGCAGCTCCGCTGCCAATAATAAGCACGTCGTACACAATGTAGCTCCTGCTAGAGGGGGCGATATTACGCCGGATTATGATTCTGGTGTTGACAGCCAACTTGTAGGATATAATCTTGGCGGAAAACAACTATGGAGTACAGCCCTGATGGGCGAGAAGCCTACTGATCTCGAACTGGTTCAACGGATCCAGACCGGGGATAAAAAATCGTTTGACGTTCTGGTGCTTAAATACCAGCACAAGGTTGTTAGCCTAGTGCTGCGTTATGTGCATGATCATGATACTGCGCAGGATGTGGCGCAAGAAGCCTTTATTAAAGCCTATCGTGGCCTTAAGAATTTCCGTGGCGAAAGTGCGTTTTACACTTGGTTGTACCGCATTGCGATCAATACAGCGAAAAATCATCTGGTTTCACAGGGTCGTCGAATACCGGATACTGATATTGATGCAGAAGAAGCGGAACAATTTGGGGGGGAGTCCGCTCTAAAGGAATACGCAACGCCTGAACATGAATTATTGACGGCGGAAATCCAGCGGGTCGTTAATCGGGCGATTGACGATTTACCCGAAGATTTGCGCACAGCCATCATGTTGCGTGAACTGGAAGGGATGAGTTACGAAGAAATTGCGGTGACAATGGAATGTCCGATAGGTACTGTGCGTTCGCGGATTTTCCGTGCGCGTGAGTCAATTGATAAGGTCTTGAGGCCATTGCTGAGTTAAAACCCCACGAGAGTAGTGTCTCAAGGTGCAGGTGAAACAAATGAACACAAGTAAAACAGAATTCTTATCGGCTTTATTAGACGATGAGGCGGGTGAATTTGAGCAACGTCGGTTGCTGAATGAGCTGAACAAAGATGCTGAATTAGGGCAAACGTTATCGCGTTACGCGCTCATGGGTGAAGTGATGCGTGCGGGCAATAGCGGTCAACGCATGGGTTCGGGCATGTCGTTACTGGCGCGTATTCATGACGAGCTGGACGCCGAACCGGTGTATGCTGAAAACGTTATTCCCTTGCCGGTTGCTAAACCTAAATATTCCTACAAAACCTTGGGAATGGGTATGGCAGCAGCGGTGGGAGCTATCGCCTTAGGCGGCGTATTGTTCTTGCAACAACCCACTAGCGAAACCCAGCCGTTGGCAACGATGCCTGCAACCACGCCAGCCACTTCCGCACCTGTTGCAGCACAAGCCTTGGCTGCGTTACCGGCAGCCGACAGTGTGGATGCACGGATTCAGCAAGTTGGGCGGATTGACCCGCAAACCCGCGACATTCTTAAACAGTACGTGGCGCAGCATGTTAAATATGCTTCAACCACAGCCATTGCTCCTTCAATTCGAGCGGTTTCTTATGCCAATGAACGTTAAACTTAAGCTGTTAGTGTCCGTGCTGCTGGCATTGCCTACGGTCAGTATGGCAGACCAAGCTGCTGATCTGTTGGCGAAAATGCGCGGTGCGGTGCACACCTTGAGTTACCAAGGAACGTTGGTGTATGCGCGGGGCAATGAGCTTTCCACCTACCAGATTCGGCATGTGTTGGAAGGTGGTGCGGAAAAAGACAGCGTGATTCGCTTAACGCAGGGTGCGCAAGGCACGAATGCGCCAGCGGAAGAAAGTTTTTCACTGGCGAAATTCGAGCAAGTGCAACCGCAAATGGAGCAGGTTTACGCGCTAGATGTCGGCGGTGAAGAATCCGTTGCCGGGCAAACTTGCCGTATCGTGGTGGCACGCCCGCGTGACCGGATGCGTTATTTACAACGTTACTGCATTGATCCAAACAGCGGGATGTTGTTGAAATACGCCTTGGTGGATCGTTCGCATCAATCGGTTGAACAATTAATGTTTACCGCGTTGACGATTAATCCGCCGAGTGAAGCTGTTGTTGCACCGGCAATGGCAGTACCTCCACCTAGTGTTGCGGTTAAAGCGGAAGCGTTACCAGCCACAGTTAAAAACGATGCAGAATGGTCGTTTAGTGCGTTGCCAATGGGTTTTCAGCAAACACGCAATTTGGAACAAGCGGGTGCGGCAGGGCAAGCAGCAGTGCGTCAAATAATTTTGTCGGATGGCATGACTTCGGTATCGGTGTTTATTGCGCGTCCAGACAGCCCCGGTGTGCCGGAAGCCTTGTCTTTGTCAGCGGGTGCTATGAATATTTTCACCACCGAAGTGGATGGGCATAAGGTGACTTTGGTGGGTGAAGTGCCGGTAGCGACGTTGGAGAGTATTAGTAAAGGCTTACGTCATGCTCGCTGATCAGAAAGATCCATTGATTAAGTTTAAAGCAAGCTCCTCAGTATATGATGGTGACATAACATCAATAACGAGGGAGCACAAAATGATTGAACAAACAGCAACCGTTGTCAGCGTTGAGGCTGGTTACGCGTGGGTAATCCCACAACAAGCGGCTGGAAGTTGTGGTTCTTGCAAATCCAGTGGTTCGTGCGCAACCTCGTCACCACTGGAATTATTGTCACGTAAAGAGCCGCAGAAAATGCGGGTGTTGAACCCATTGTACGCACGTCCCGGTGAGCAGGTTGTGGTGGGAATGCAGGGTGAAGCGTTAATTGTCTATTCTCTATTAGCGTACTTAGTGCCGCTATTAGCTCTATTATTTGCAGCATTTATCGGGAGTGAAGTGTTTGCTTTCTTAGGCTTTAATGATGAGTTAGGGGCGATGTTAGCGGGTGTGGCTGGGCTATTGGGCGGTTTGCGCTTTGCTAATTTATTTAGTTTGCGTTCGTTAAATTCGCCAGATTTTCAGCCGGTTATTTTACGCGCTAAAGAGTCTGTGATTTATAGCCAGATTATTCCTTCCCCTTGATTCTTAGTTACTTTCTCCCGCATAGTGTGGCTTGTTTGAGTCACGCTCAGGAGAAAGGGCTTTATGTCGCAACGATTCTTATCCGCCGTATTGCTGGTGTGCTGCCAGTTAGCAGCCGCCAACCTTTACGCGCGTGATTTGCCAGACTTCACCCGTCTGGTAAAAGCTAACAGCCCCGCTGTGGTTAATATCAGCAGTCAACTGCCTTTCCCTGATCTACCCCTTTCGCTGCAAGACAAACCACAATCGCCCGAAACCGATGCCTTATTTGATGAATTGATGCGTCAATTGCTGGAGGAGGGCGGCGGCACGAATCCGTTTAATTTCGATGGAAAAGCCCACGGTTCGGGATTCGTGTATTCCACTGACGGTTATATTGTCACCAACCACCACGTCGTCAATGCCGCTTCTGACATTAAGGTCAAGCTCAACGATGGGCGCGAATTGCCCGCTCGTTTGATTGGCAGCGATGAACGCACCGATCTTGCTTTATTGAAAGTAGATGCGCGGCGTTTACCCGTTTTAAAGCTAGGTAACTCGAAAAAGCTCGAAGTGGGCGAGTGGGTGTTGGCTATTGGTTCCCCGTTTGGTTTTGAACACAGTGCGACTGCCGGTATTGTCAGTGCTAAGGGGCGCAGTTTACCCAATGGTAACTACGTGCCGTTTATTCAAACCGATGTGGCGATTAATCCTGGCAATTCCGGTAGCCCATTATTCAATTTAAAAGGCGAAGTGGTGGGCATTAATTCGCAGATTTACAGCGGTTCCGGTGGTTTCATGGGGGTATCGTTTGCGATTCCGATTGATCTTGCCCGCGATGTGATTCAGCAGTTAAAGAATCAGGGTCGGGTATCACGTGGGTGGCTGGGAATTTACATCGGTGAAATGGATGCGGCTTTGGTGCGTTCCTTGAAGTTACCCAAACCGATGGGGGCGTTAGTAACAGAGGTGTTGCCTCACAGTCCTGCGGTGGGGGTGCTGCAAGCCAACGATGTGATCGTGGCTTTTGAGGGCAAACCGATTGCGAATGCGGCGGCATTGCCGTTGTTAGTGGGGGCGACAACCTTGGGTAAAACGGTCAATTTACGCATTTTGCGTGGCGGACAGGCGCAAGTGGTGCAGCTCATGATCACGGAATTACCCAATAACAGCGAATTGGATGGCGCGAATGCAACTCAGTGAAGCAAAAAAGCATCTGAGCGTGTATCATCGCGTGGGCTGCCATTTGTGTGACGAGATGGTGGCTCTTTTGGCTGAATTTCAGGATGAACTGGACTTTAGTTTCGTGCTGGTTGACATCGACGCTGACGCAGACCTGGAGGTGCGTTTCAATGCTGATGTTCCAGTGGTGGCGTGGGGAGAGCGGATTTTGTTCCGGCATTTCTTCGACGAAGCGATTTTGAGGCAAGCATTACAGCATGGGTGAGGCGAACAAGAACATCCGCAACTTTTCGATTATTGCGCATATTGACCACGGTAAATCGACACTTTCCGACCGCTTTATTCAGTATTGCGGTGGTTTAGAACAGCGTGAAATGGAAGCACAAGTACTGGATTCAATGGATCTGGAGCGTGAGCGCGGCATTACTATTAAGGCGCAGAGCGTCTCACTGGATTACAAAGCGCGTAATGGCGAAACCTATCATTTAAACTTTATCGACACCCCTGGGCACGTGGATTTTTCTTATGAAGTTTCACGTTCATTGTCCGCTTGCGATGGCGCATTGCTGGTGGTGGATGCGTCACAAGGTGTGGAAGCGCAAAGTGTTGCCAACTGCTACACCGCGATTGACCTGAATCTGGAAGTTGTCCCCGTCCTCAATAAAATTGACTTGCCTGCGGCTGATCCTGACCGTGTGTGCCAAGAAATCGAAGATATTATCGGCATTGATGCATCGGAAGCGATTCACGTCAGTGCTAAGAGCGGCATCGGTATTGAAGACCTGCTCGAACAGTTGGTGCAACGCATTCCACCACCCGTGGGCGACCCTGATGCGCCGCTAAAAGCCTTGATCATTGACTCGTGGTTTGACAACTACCTCGGCGTAGTAGTGTTGGTGCGGGTGATTGACGGCGAAATTCGCAAAAAAATGAAAATTCGCTTTATGTCCAGCGGGCGTGATTTCCAAGTCGAACGTGTTGGCGTGTACACCCCGAAAATGAAAGATTTGGACGTATTACGCGCGGGTGAAGTGGGTTTCATGATTTCCGGCATCAAGGAAATCGCCGTCGCAAAAGTGGGCGACACGCTGACCGATGCGCAACGTCCAGCCAGTGTTCCGTTACAAGGCTTTAAGGAAATTCAGCCACGTGTTTTAGCTGGTTTGTTCCCGATTGAATCTGACCAGTACGAAAACTTACGTGACGCGCTTTCCAAGCTGAAATTGAACGATTCCGCGTTGTTCTATGAACCAGAAACTTCGCAAGCCTTGGGCTTTGGTTTCCGTTGCGGCTTCTTGGGTATGTTGCACATGGAAATTGTGCAAGAGCGTCTGGAACGTGAATACAACCTTGATTTGATTTCCACCGCGCCGACGGTTATTTACGAAGTCGTCTTGACCAATGGCGAGAAAAGTTTCATCCACAGCCCGTCTGAATTGCCACCGATTAATAAGTTGGCGGAAATCCGTGAGCCGATCATTGTGGGGACGATTCTCGTGCCGCAAGAGTATGTGGGCAACGTGATTACCCTGTGCATTGAAAAGCGCGGCGTACAAAAGAATATGCAGTACATGGGTGCGCAAGTGTCGCTGACCTTTGAATTGCCGTTAGCTGAAGTGGTTATGGACTTTTTTGACCGCTTGAAATCGTGCAGCCGTGGTTATGCGTCATTCGATTACGCGATGAACCGTTTTGAAGCCGCGCCAATGGTGCGCGTTGACGTGCTGGTAAATGGTGAAAAAGTTGACGCACTGGCGTTGATGATTCACCGCGACTTCGCTCAGTCTCGCGGGCGCATGTTGGTAGAAAAGATGAAAGACCTGATTCCGCGCCAGATGTACGAAGTGGCGATTCAGGCAGCAATTGGCAGCAATATTATTGCCCGTAGCACCGTCAAAGCGATGCGCAAAGACGTAACGGCGAAATGTTATGGCGGTGACGTGAGCCGTAAGCGCAAGTTGCTGGAAAAGCAAAAAGAAGGCAAAAAACGCATGAAGCAGGTCGGCAGCGTGGAAATTCCACAAGAAGCCTTCCTCGCTGTGCTAAGAGTTAGCGATAAGTAACACGGAACAGGGAATACGAGATGGCTTTTGATTTGGAGTGGATACTGGTTAGCGCGACAGCGATCAGCGGCGTTATTTGGGCGTTGTATCGGTTGTTAGTACGCAATGCTTCCGAAAAACCTGAACCGGTGCTTGTCGAATACGCCCGTTCCTTTTTCCCGGTATTACTGGCAGTGTTGGTATTGCGCTCGTTTGTGCTGGAGCCGTTTCGGATTCCTTCGGGTTCCATGTTGCCGACCTTAGAAATCGGCGATTTTATTTTGGTGAATAAATTTGCCTATGGGTTACGTTTACCGGTAGCACACACCAAAATCCTTGAGACCGGTAAACCGCAGCGCGGCGATGTGGTGGTATTTCGTTTCCCCAACAATCCAGACATTGATTACATCAAACGTTTAATCGGTGTGCCGGGTGATGTGGTGGAATGGGATAATAAGAACCTGCGTGTGAATGGTGTGGATTTAGCGCGTGTTGCGGTGGGGCAGTACAACGCGCTGGATCAAAACAACGGGGTACATGCCACCTTCCGTCTAACGGAGGATTTATTGGGCATTTCTCATGATATTCTGGTTGTGCCCAACACGGGCGGTTCGCGTGGCTCAATAACTGTACCGGAAGGCAGCTATTTTATGATGGGTGATAACCGTGACATGAGCCATGACGGGCGTGCTTGGGGTTTAGTGCCGGAAGCGAATTTGGTGGGTAAGGCGACTTACGTGTGGATGCACGCTAATTTTGGCGGCGATGGTTTTAAACCGTCACGTATTGGTAACTCAATCGACTAATTCATTTTCCTGCGTATTTAATTAATCATAACAATAAAGGTAAAACACAATGCGTAAGCAACAAGGTGCGACCTTCCTGTCATGGATGGCGACGGCTAGTGTGGTTATTTTTTCGCTGGTGACAGCCGTTAAGCTTGTCCCCGGTTATTTGGAATTTCGTGCGGTGAAGTCGCTGGCTCATGATATTGCGATGAATCCCAGCATGAAAAGTGCCAGTAAGCAGCAGATTAAAGCCAAAGTTGATGATTATTTGAATATCAACGGGTTGTATACGCTGACCTCGGATGCGTTTTCGGTAGAGCCAGTTCCGGGCAAGAAAAATGTCCGTGAACTGGTAGTACACTACGAATCACGCAAAAACTGGTTGGCAAACATTGATTTTTTGACAACGTTCCATTATTCGATTGAATTGGGAAAGGCTGGAGATACTTGAGCAAACTAAAAAAGCTACTGGGTAGCGAATTGATGGCGACGGACACGTTTAGCCGCGCCATCACCCACCGCAGTGCGGATGGTAAACATAATGAGCGCATGGAGTTTCTTGGTGATAGCGTGCTTGGGCTAATTATCACCACGGAGCTTTATCAGCGGATTCCACGGGCAAGCGAAGGTTATTTGAGTCGTTTGCGTGCGTCTTTAGTCAATGAAAATGCTTTGGCTGGGATTGCGGTTGAATTAGCGATTGGCGATTTATTGCGGCTGGGGCCGGGTGAACTCAAAAGTGGCGGGTTTCGGCGCAAGTCGATTATTGCGGATGCGTTCGAGGCATTGGTTGGCTGCATTTATCTGGAACAGGGCATGGACGCGGCACGCCAATTTGTATTGACCGCTTACGGCGAACGCCTTAACAATTTACCCACCGAAGATAGCCTCAAAGACCCCAAAA encodes:
- the rnc gene encoding ribonuclease III, producing the protein MSKLKKLLGSELMATDTFSRAITHRSADGKHNERMEFLGDSVLGLIITTELYQRIPRASEGYLSRLRASLVNENALAGIAVELAIGDLLRLGPGELKSGGFRRKSIIADAFEALVGCIYLEQGMDAARQFVLTAYGERLNNLPTEDSLKDPKSRLQEFLQSRGHDLPDYQLLEVHGEAHKQTFTAECVINSLNIRTQGTSGSRRKAEQEAAALAFQQVMAKK
- the lepA gene encoding translation elongation factor 4, whose product is MGEANKNIRNFSIIAHIDHGKSTLSDRFIQYCGGLEQREMEAQVLDSMDLERERGITIKAQSVSLDYKARNGETYHLNFIDTPGHVDFSYEVSRSLSACDGALLVVDASQGVEAQSVANCYTAIDLNLEVVPVLNKIDLPAADPDRVCQEIEDIIGIDASEAIHVSAKSGIGIEDLLEQLVQRIPPPVGDPDAPLKALIIDSWFDNYLGVVVLVRVIDGEIRKKMKIRFMSSGRDFQVERVGVYTPKMKDLDVLRAGEVGFMISGIKEIAVAKVGDTLTDAQRPASVPLQGFKEIQPRVLAGLFPIESDQYENLRDALSKLKLNDSALFYEPETSQALGFGFRCGFLGMLHMEIVQERLEREYNLDLISTAPTVIYEVVLTNGEKSFIHSPSELPPINKLAEIREPIIVGTILVPQEYVGNVITLCIEKRGVQKNMQYMGAQVSLTFELPLAEVVMDFFDRLKSCSRGYASFDYAMNRFEAAPMVRVDVLVNGEKVDALALMIHRDFAQSRGRMLVEKMKDLIPRQMYEVAIQAAIGSNIIARSTVKAMRKDVTAKCYGGDVSRKRKLLEKQKEGKKRMKQVGSVEIPQEAFLAVLRVSDK
- a CDS encoding glutaredoxin family protein translates to MQLSEAKKHLSVYHRVGCHLCDEMVALLAEFQDELDFSFVLVDIDADADLEVRFNADVPVVAWGERILFRHFFDEAILRQALQHG
- a CDS encoding DUF4845 domain-containing protein, which produces MRKQQGATFLSWMATASVVIFSLVTAVKLVPGYLEFRAVKSLAHDIAMNPSMKSASKQQIKAKVDDYLNINGLYTLTSDAFSVEPVPGKKNVRELVVHYESRKNWLANIDFLTTFHYSIELGKAGDT
- a CDS encoding trypsin-like peptidase domain-containing protein encodes the protein MSQRFLSAVLLVCCQLAAANLYARDLPDFTRLVKANSPAVVNISSQLPFPDLPLSLQDKPQSPETDALFDELMRQLLEEGGGTNPFNFDGKAHGSGFVYSTDGYIVTNHHVVNAASDIKVKLNDGRELPARLIGSDERTDLALLKVDARRLPVLKLGNSKKLEVGEWVLAIGSPFGFEHSATAGIVSAKGRSLPNGNYVPFIQTDVAINPGNSGSPLFNLKGEVVGINSQIYSGSGGFMGVSFAIPIDLARDVIQQLKNQGRVSRGWLGIYIGEMDAALVRSLKLPKPMGALVTEVLPHSPAVGVLQANDVIVAFEGKPIANAAALPLLVGATTLGKTVNLRILRGGQAQVVQLMITELPNNSELDGANATQ
- the lepB gene encoding signal peptidase I, translating into MAFDLEWILVSATAISGVIWALYRLLVRNASEKPEPVLVEYARSFFPVLLAVLVLRSFVLEPFRIPSGSMLPTLEIGDFILVNKFAYGLRLPVAHTKILETGKPQRGDVVVFRFPNNPDIDYIKRLIGVPGDVVEWDNKNLRVNGVDLARVAVGQYNALDQNNGVHATFRLTEDLLGISHDILVVPNTGGSRGSITVPEGSYFMMGDNRDMSHDGRAWGLVPEANLVGKATYVWMHANFGGDGFKPSRIGNSID